From the genome of Pogona vitticeps strain Pit_001003342236 chromosome 10, PviZW2.1, whole genome shotgun sequence, one region includes:
- the APRT gene encoding adenine phosphoribosyltransferase: MVSPAGWRPAAHACAPAAAARTMDPAEQERKRALVRGRIRDFPDFPSPGVLFRDIAPLLKDPLAFSAAIDLLEAHVRASHPKFDYIAGLDSRGFLFGPVLAQRLGVGFVLIRKKGKLPGLTESVSYTLEYGQAELEVQSDAVRPGQKVILIDDLLATGGTMRAACQLMGKLEAEVVECLVLIELKFLKGADLIKPFPLHSLVQYE; the protein is encoded by the exons ATGGTCTCTCCCGCCGGGTGGCGCCCCGCCGCTCACGCATGCGCGCCGGCCGCTGCTGCTCGAACCATGGACCCGGCGGAGCAGGAGCGGAAGCGGGCTTTGGTGCGGGGTCGGATTCGGGATTTCCCGGACTTTCCCTCGCCGGGGGTGCTCTTTCG ggacATCGCCCCCCTCCTGAAGGACCCGCTGGCCTTCTCCGCTGCCATCGACCTGCTGGAAGCCCACGTCAGGGCCTCGCACCCCAAGTTCGATTACATCGCAG GCCTTGACTCCCGTGGCTTCCTTTTCGGGCCCGTTCTGGCCCAGCGGTTGGGGGTCGGCTTTGTGCTGATCCGGAAGAAGGGGAAGCTTCCAGGCCTTACAGAGTCCGTCTCCTACACGCTGGAATATGGCCAG GCAGAGCTCGAAGTCCAGAGCGACGCCGTCCGCCCAGGGCAGAAGGTGATCCTGATTGACGACCTGCTTGCCACCGGAG GCACCATGCGGGCGGCTTGCCAGCTGATGGGCAAGTTGGAGGCCGAGGTGGTGGAGTGCCTCGTCCTCATCGAGCTGAAGTTCCTGAAGGGAGCAGACCTGATCAAGCCCTTCCCACTCCACTCCCTCGTGCAGTACGAatga